Proteins from a genomic interval of Periophthalmus magnuspinnatus isolate fPerMag1 chromosome 11, fPerMag1.2.pri, whole genome shotgun sequence:
- the LOC117378528 gene encoding transmembrane protein 268 has protein sequence MADDYRGGHVIEENQVQPIKPQANSGAQRYLNGQCVLSISSGVLNPEFDLELCRSGLEMNGFQIPESDLEAPLKMALTAPSVKRYITFNSSLFHFFMAPVLYIILWCAVFSSLHSYITVTDYWVLCLCVSLVSIFLTTAIIFILHRSNKEINMNLDVRLIAVNERLVKHKLLVAVADWVENCTSNLQLYFVYWDISHCLRALTETLEEQNYESRNIQKKLQKRMSHLVLVSEVPQIQTEPQEGDVEQDTDEHRPLLQEEQESSTTSDQKGAHQPTTSLSLVPDTGLSAQVKAHQLLMTYSALYMKLLVSERLSGPSHYRMRPKRNHCTTASLCLCQYIRTKILR, from the exons ATGGCCGACGATTACAGAGGGGGTCATGTTATCGAGGAAAACCAGGTTCAACCAATCAAACCTCAGGCCAACAGCGGCGCGCAAAGATATTTAAATG GTCAGTGTGTTTTGTCGATATCGAGTGGAGTTTTAAACCCTGAATTTGACCTGGAGCTCTGCCGCAGTGGTCTGGAGATGAACGGCTTTCAG ATTCCAGAGTCAGATTTGGAGGCTCCTCTGAAAATGGCCCTCACTGCTCCTTCAGTCAAAAGATACATCACCTTTAACTCCTCCCTGTTTCATTTCTTCATGGCTCCA GTGCTGTACATCATCCTGTGGTGCGCGGTCTTCTCCAGTCTGCATTCCTACATCACAGTCACAGATTActgggtcctctgtctgtgcGTCAGCCTCGTCTCCATCTTCCTCACCACGGCCATCATCTTCATCCTCCACCGCAGCAACAAAGAG ATCAACATGAATTTGGACGTGAGGTTGATCGCTGTGAACGAGAGGCTGGTCAAACACAAGCTGCTCGTGGCTGTGGCTGATTGGGTCGAGAACTGCACCAGTAATCTGCAG CTGTACTTTGTTTACTGGGACATATCGCACTGTTTGAGAGCTTTGACTGAAACCTTAGAGGAGCAAAATTATGAGTCACGCAACATTCAG AAGAAGCTGCAGAAGAGGATGTCCCACCTAGTTCTAGTCAGTGAAGTCCCACAGATCCAAACAGAGCCACAAGAGGGCGACGTGGAGCAGGACACAGATGAACACAGGCCTCTGCTGCAAGAGGAGCAAGAGAGCAGTACCACCTCAGACCAGAAGGGGGCGCACCAACCCACCACCAGCCTCAGCCTCGTCCCGGACACAGGGCTGTCTGCTCAG gtCAAAGCTCACCAGTTGTTGATGACCTACAGTGCCTTGTACATGAAGCTGCTGGTGTCTGAACGCTTGTCAGGACCGTCCCATTACAGGATGCGCCCCAAGAGGAACCACTGCACCACAGcttccctgtgtctgtgtcaatACATCCGCACCAAGATCCTGCGGTGA
- the prrt1 gene encoding proline-rich transmembrane protein 1, translating into MSSEKHGLDDAGRQSMQPPPYLPGPDPNMAVTAGGGPQGVQPGYPAPPAPPPGTEGYLQETQFHCAPPPPQGYTVQTQGPGGAMTHPPVGYIHPGYQLQLQPCTAYVPVYPMASGQPYMPGTAGHPGIPPAQIHPMQMPPSITLMDRRPPHDYLPIAVLTTVCCFWPTGIIAIIKAVQVRTAIARGDMVTAEIASREARNFSFISLAVGIASIVLCTILTVVVIIASQHHDDDWEP; encoded by the exons ATGTCGTCGGAAAAACACG gtCTGGATGATGCGGGTCGTCAGTCCATGCAGCCGCCCCCGTACCTGCCCGGTCCGGACCCCAACATGGCCGTCACTGCAGGTGGGGGCCCTCAGGGTGTACAGCCCGGGTACCCCGCTCCTCCAGCCCCTCCTCCCGGGACAGAGGGCTACCTGCAGGAGACCCAGTTCCACTGCGCCCCTCCGCCTCCACAGGGTTACACGGTCCAAACGCAGGGGCCAGGGGGGGCCATGACACACCCGCCTGTGGGGTACATACACCCGGGATACCAACTCCAGCTGCAGCCCTGCACCGCCTACGTCCCTGTCTATCCAATGGCATCG GGTCAGCCGTACATGCCGGGCACAGCAGGTCACCCTGGTATTCCCCCCGCTCAGATCCACCCCATGCAGATGCCCCCCAGTATCACTCTGATGGACCGCAGACCTCCTCACGACTACCTGCCCATCGCCGTCCTCACCACCGTCTGCTGCTTCTGGCCCACGGGAATCATCGCAATCATCAAAGCCGTGCAG GTGCGGACGGCCATCGCTCGGGGGGACATGGTTACCGCGGAGATTGCATCGCGTGAAGCTCGTAACTTCTCCTTCATCAGTTTGGCGGTGGGCATTGCCTCCATCGTCCTGTGCACCATCCTCACCGTGGTCGTCATCATCGCGTCCCAGCACCATGACGACGACTGGGAGCCATAG